The genomic stretch CCGACCCCGCGAAGGGCTTCCGCCTCAAAGAGGGCATGTTCCCCCCGCGCCCCGCCCAACCCCCTTTCTCGCACAACGACCTTCGGGACCCCGCCCAGCGCGCCGCCGGCGCCTACCATTGGACGCCCGACATCCAGGACTACAACGACGAAGGACAGCGGCTGCATCATCAGATGAGCGGCCTCGACGACCTGAACACCTCCGACCCGCGCGTGCGCGAGGCCCTGCGCGACGCCTACGGCTTCTGGATCGCCACGGCCGGGGTGGACGGCTTCCGCATCGACACCGCGCACTTCGCCGAGCACGACTTCTGGAAGGACCTCCTCCACTCGACCTCCCCCGCCGCGCCCGGCATCGACCCCTTCGCCCGCGCTCTCGGGAAGAAGGACTTCATGACCTTCGGCGAGGTCTGGGTGAACGGCGACCCCTTCTCCGACAAGGGAGAGCGCGCCGCCGTCGAGTACCTCGGGACGCAGTCCTCGCCCGAGATGCGGGCGGTGCTGAACTTCCCCCTGGCCATGGAACTGCGCGCCGTCTTCGCCAAGGGCGCGCCGCCCGCGCGCCTGCGCTACCGCCTCGAGAACCTCAAGCGCTTCTTCGCGGAAGGGAGCACCTCGGTCAACTTCATCGACAACCACGACATGGCGCGCTTCCTGGCCGAGGGAACCGAGGGCGGCTTCGTCCAGGCGCTGACGGCCCTGCTGACGCTTCCCGGCCTCCCGGTCGTCTACGCGGGGACGGAGCAGGCCTTCACCGAGACCCGCGGCGCGATGTTCGCCGGCGGCTACGGCTCCGGCGGGAAGGACCGCTTCGACCCGACCCACCCGCTCTACCTCCTCCTGCGCGAGCTCACGGACCTGCGCCGGCGCGAGCCGGTCTTCCGCCGTGGGACGCTCGTCCCCCTCTACGGCGCCTCCGCGGGCCCCGGCCCGTTCGCCTATCGGCTCGACGCGGGGAAGGACCGGGCGCTCGTGCTCTTCAACACCGCCGACGAGGAGGTCCTCCTCGCGCGGCTCGAGACGGGCCTCCCGGAAGGGACCCCGCTCGACGCGCTTTTCGCTCGCGGCTTCGCCGAGAAGCGCCTGAGGCTCGCCGAAGGCGGCCGCCTCTCCCTGCGCATGCCCGCGCGCTCCGTGCTCGTCCTCAAAGGCGCCGGTACCGGCGGGGCCGCCGCCCCCTCCTCCGCCCGCATCGACGTCACCGGCTTCACCGGGCTCCCGACCTTCTCGGCGAAGACCTCGGTGGAGGGGACCTCCCGGGGCGTCGCGAAGGTCTCCGTCGTGGTGGACGGCCGGCTCGCCCGAGCCCTCCCCGCGAAGATGCTCGGCGGCGGCCGCTGGCGCGCCACGCTCGACCCCGCGCTCCTGCCCGATGGAGAGCACTCCCTGCTCGCCGTGGACGCGGATGCGCCGGAGCGCGCCCCCTCCGAGGAGCACGCCTTCAAGGTCTCCGTGCCCTTCACTCTCGTCAAAGAGATCACCGACCCGGTCGGCGACGACCACGGGCCGGCCGGGACCTACCGCTACCCGCTCGCTCAGGGCTTCGAAGGCCGCGCCGACCTCGAGAAGCTCTCGCTCTACCGGCGCGGGCCCGGCGCGAAGCTGGTCCTCAAGCTGGCCGACGGGGTCACGTCGGGCTGGAACCCCGCCTTCGGCTTCGACCATGTCTGCTTCGACGTGTACGTCGGCTTCCCGGAGAGCGTCATCGGCCGGCCGGGAGCGACGCGACTCCCGCGCCTGAACGCCGGCGCGCCCGCCGGCTTCTCCTGGCATTACGCCGCCTTCCTCGGCGGCTGGAAGGCCGCGCTCTACGACTCGGCGGGAGCGGGCGACGCGGCGTTCGGGCCGCAGGTCCAGCCGGCCCCGAAGGTCTCGACGGACAAGGCGGCGGGGACCGTGTCGGTGCTCTTCGACCTCGACGCCTTCAAGGGGGTCCCGTCGTTCGACGGGGCGCGCTTCTACCTGACGACCTGGGACTACGACGGGATGGAAGGGACCCTGCGTCCTCTCGCGCCGCAGGCCGGGGACTACGTCTTCGGCGGCGGGAAGCCCGGCGACCCCCGCATCATGGACGACGCCCTCCTCGCCCCCTGAGTCTCCCGCCGGCAAAACACGAGGCCGGTCCCTTATGAAAGGGACCGGCCTCGTCTTTTGCCGGAAGACTTATTTCTTCTTGAAGACCGAGAAGAGCTTCTTCGCCAGCCAGATGAACGGCTTCACGAACGGGCTGCCCAGCAGCATGTCCCAGGCCTGCTTGAGAGGGGACTCCTGCTCGAGCGCCCCGGGGCGGACCGGGTACGCGTTCTGGAACTCCTGCGTCGCCGCGACCATCTCGTCGGCGATGTAGACGATGGGGCGGCGCTGGGCGCGGCGGCTGACCGCGTAGATCGCGAGGTCGAGCCCCTGCTGGACGGCGAACATGCTCCAGAAGATGACCATGGAGCCGGAGCCGAAGAAGACCCCTCCCAGGCACATCAGGAGGTCCCGGAACTGCTGGATGGCGCCGCGCTGGAAGCGGGTGAGGCGGCCGTTGTCGTAGAGCGCGTTGAGGCCCTGGATCCCGAGCGTGCCGCAGAAGGTCCCGACGATGGTGGTGATCCCCATGTCCTTCCAGTATTTGTACGACCACGGAGGGACCGTGTTCGGGACGGTCGTCCACGAGATGTAGCGGAAGAGCACCCCCCACCACTGCCCGTAGACCAGGTTGAAGACCGTCTGGTAGCGCAGCCCGCGCTGCTTGCCGATGTTGTTCTGGAGGTTGGACCAGGTGTTGATCCAGATGCCGTGGAAGACGTTGAGCCCCACCGAGACGCCGATGGCCGCCGCCATCGCCATCGGGTTCGCGGCGAGCAGCGAGTACCAGACCCCGACGCCGAGCACGGTCGGGACCGCCTTCGAGAGCACCCCGCCGATGACCTCGTTCATGGTCGGCTTCGTATAGGACGCGCGGAACGTGCGCACGAGGTAGAGGGCCTCGCGGAAAGGGGCGGTGATGGGGCCGAGGAACCAGCGCCAGAAGCGGCCGCGCTCGGTCCGGGCGGCGCCGTCGTCGGAGACCCCGCCCTTGTCCCCTTCGGCCTTGCGGGCCCAATCGACGGGGACGTTCTCGACCTCGAAGCGCGCGGTGATCCCCAGCTCCCGGAGGGAGGCCTGGACGCGCTCGACGTCCTGCTCGCTCAGCCCTCCGAGCGGATTGTCCTTGGAGAGGGCGAGGCGGATGCGTCCGAGCCCGTTGAGGGTCTCGCGCAGGCCGGGCTCGGCGTCGAGCGCCGCGCCCAGGGTGCCGAGCGTGACGGCGACCGGCTCGCGGCCGGCGCGCGTGATGAAGACCTTGGCGTTCTCGAGAGTCGACGGCCCCGCGACGCTCCGGCCCGTCGAGGGAGCGCTCGGGACGGCCTCGACGGAAGCGGCGCGCCTCTGCGAGGAGGCCTGGAGCAGCCCGCGCAGGCCGTGCGCGGAGCCCTGCGCCGCCAGGACCGGGTCGGAGGATTCTCCGCGAACCCGCGTACCGGTGAAGAGGCGGTCGAGAACGACCCCTTGGCCGGAAGACTGCGACTTGGAGAGTTCCTTCGCGCCCTTTTCAAGGACCGTCTGCACGTCGAGAGTCTTCGCGACGGGAACGACCGACGGCGAAGCGGAGACTCCGGACGGAGCGACGACGGAAGGGATGGGGACCGAGGCCTTCGCCGCAGGGATGCCGTTCCTCCCCCACCCGACCTCCCCCGAAGGGGAGGCCATTGGGGAAGAACGAACCCCCATCTGAACGGCTTGGGCGGCAGGAGTCGGCGTCAGGACCGGCAGGCTTGGAAGCGCGAGGTTCGTGACGGAAAGCGTGTTCGGAAGGAGCGGGGAGACCAGCGAGGCGCCCGGAACGACGACCGCGCCGACCTGCGTTCCCGGTACGACCGTGCCGAGGGACGCCTGTCCCTGCGCCGCCGAGTTGGCCTGCGCCCAGCACTCGGTTCCGGGAGAGAGGAGGACGAGGACGGCGCTGAGGCCTCCGGCCAGGAGGCTTCTAGCCTTGCGCAGCGTCGCGGCGGAGGGTCCGTTCCTCATCGCGGATAGTATAGCCGGAGAAGCGTCCGATTTCAGGGCCTATGGGGCAAATCCCCCCGGCAGAGGTCCCCCCTGAAAATAGGCCCTTGAGCTCCTGCCGGAGCCTCTCTCGGCTGCGCTCCGGCGCCCTATGGTAGAATCCTCTCGATGAAAGGATCCCTGAAGTGGGTGGAGATCGACCTCGGCGCGGTGCGCGCGAACCTGCGCGCCGCCCTGCGCCTCGCCGGGCCGGCGAAGCTCCTCGCGGTGGTGAAGGCCGACGGCTACGGCCACGGCGCCGCCGCGGTCGGCCGCGTCGCCCTCGAGGGAGGCGCTCACGGGCTCGGCGTCTTCACCGTCGAGGAGGCGCTCGCCCTGCGAAAGGCGGGGCTCCGCGGCCGCATCGTCCTCCTCGCCCCGCCCCTGCCGGAGCAGGCCGCGGAGGTCGTGCGCGCGCGCCTCGAGCCCTCGGTGGACTCGCTCGCGCTCGCCGACGCGCTCGCGCGCCGGGCCGGAGCCGCGGGGCTGAGCGTGCACGTGGACCTCGACTACGGCCTCGGCCGCTGGGGCCTCGCGCCGAAGGACCTCGAGCCCTTCCTCGCCGCGCTCGAACGCCGCCGCCGCCTGCGCGTCGCCGGCCTCTCGGCCCACCTCGACTACGTGCCCGGCCGCAACGCCGTCGAGGCCGAGGAGAAGCTGCGCGACTTCCAGCGCCGCTGCGCGGGCCCGAAGAAGCGCCGGCCGGACCTGCTCCGCCACGCGGCCAACAGCTCCGTCCTGCTCGATTTCCCCCACTGGCGCATGGACATGGTCCGCGTGGGCAACCTGCTCTACGGCATCAACCCCACCTCGAAGGAGGCGGCCCTGCGCTCGCCGTGGAGCTTCCGGGCCCGCATCATCGCCGTGCGCGAGGTCGCCAAAGGCCAGCCGATCGGCTACGCGAGCGAGTACCTCGCCCCGCGGCGCATGCGCGTGGCGACCCTGCCGGTGGGCTACGCCGACGGCCTGACCATGGAGCCGGCGGAGCGGCTCATCCGCCTCGGCACGGGCCGCCGCTACTGGGGCCTGCTGCGCGGAGAGGAAGTCCCCTTCGTGGGCCGCTGCGCCATCTCCCACGTGCTCGTCGACCTCGCCCGCGTCCCGAACGCGAAGGTCGGCGACGTCGTGGTCCTGCCCATACGAAGAACCGCCGCAAGCGCGCGCCTTCCGCGCCTTTACAAGTAAGACCCTTAAGCAACCGCCGGGCACCGCTATAAGACTGAGGCGGCATGGCCCGCCGCACCTTACGAGGGGTAACAGCCTTCCTGGGCCGCGGAAGCGGCCCGAAGGCGCCATAGGGGACGCCAGTCCCCTTGGGGAGCACCGGCGCGAGCCAATTCCTTACTCGCGCCGGCTTCAGCCCCGCGTCGTTGCGCGGGGTGCGACAGATGGTGGGTGGGTGGTGGAGCTACTGGGAGGTGTGCGCGACATGAACGCGCACACCTCCCAGTTCCATACCCCACACCCAATAAGAAGAAGGCCCGCTTTCGCGGGCCTTATCCTCCCCCCCACCCTTCACCCTCCCCCGCAGGGAAGGGAATTAAGGAACTTCACTCGTAAAGGTTTTCCAAATCCTGTTCGGAGGGCAGCGCGGGCGTCTCCTCAGCGGCGGCCTGCGAGGTGGTCCCTATGGGCAGGGAGAGCTCCCCGCTCGAGGAGAAGCTCGCCTTCAGGCGCAGCGGCTGGGAATGGTCCAGGGAGCAGTAGTCCTTGGGCTCGCTCCCCTTGAGGAAGGCCTGCAGGACCTTCTTCGGACAGGTCGGCAGGGCGAGCTGGCCGGTGTCCGCGTCGATGGTGATGAAGACGATGTCCTCGGGCACGGGGAAGTCGCGCGGCGGGTAGTCCTTGAGGACCTTCTCCATGATGTTCGTCCACCAGGGCACGACGGTCGAGCCGCCGGTCCAGTCGTTGCCGCCGAGCGAGCGGAAGTCGTCGTAGCCCATCCACGCGAGCGCGAGCAGGTCGGGGGTGAAGCCGACGAACCAGAGGTCGCGATGGTCGTTGGTGGTCCCGGTCTTGCCCGCCAGGGGACGCCGCAGGCGGCTGGCGCCCGAGCCGGTCCCCCCCTGGACGACGCCCTTGAGCATCGAGGTCGTCAGGTAGGCCGTCTGCGGCGAGAGCGCCTCCTCCATCTTCGAGAGGTGCTGCTCGAGCATCTTCCCGTTGGCGTCCTCGACGCGGGTCACCGCGAAGGGCTCGACGCGGATGCCCCCGTTGGCGAAGGTGTTGAACGCCGTCGCGAGCTCCATGGGCGTGACCACCGAGGAGCCCAGGCCCAGCGAGAGCACGGGGTCGAGCGCCGAGGAGATGCCGGCCTTCGCGGCGAGCTCGACGACGCGCGGGGGCCCGATGTGCTCGATGAGGCGCACGGAGGCGATGTTGCGCGAGAGGGCCAGCGCCTTGCGCAGGGTGATGACGCCGAGGAACTTGTTGTCGAAGTTCCCCGGGACCCAGACCTTGAACTCCTCGGAGCCGGCGAACGGGGCGGTCGCGAGGTTGATGGCCTGCTGGTCGGTGGCCCCTTCGAGCAAGCGCCAGTCGCGCCCGTCCGAGTAGTAGGCCAGCGGGCTGTCCTCGACGAGCGTCGCGGGCGTCATCCCCGCGTTCATCGCGGCCGCCCAGACGAAGGGCTTGAAGGTGGAGCCGGGCTGGCGCTTGGCCTGCACCGAGCGGTTGAACTGGTCGCCGACGCCGCCGATCATCGCGCGGACGGCGCCGGTCTTGACGTCGAGCACGAGGAAGACGCCCTGGATGCCGAGCGGCGGGGTCGTCGAGACGGTCGGCGGGTCGATGCCGGCGGCGACCTCGGCGTCGAGCTGCTTCTTCCACTCGGCGAGAGACTTCTCGTCGTAGACCTTCAGGGCCTTCGCCATCTCTTCTTCCGCGGCCTTCTGCACGGTGAGGTCGAGGGTGGTGTGGATCTTCAGGCCGCCGCGCCAGAGCACGTTGTAGCCGTACTTGGGCTCGAGGTGGCGCCGCACGTACTCGGCGAAGTAGGGGGCCTGCGCGTCGAGGATGCCGCCGCGGACCGTCGGCAGCGGGACCTTGAGCGCCTCCTCCAGGTCCTTCTTCTGGATGAACTTCTCCTCGAGCATGCGCTGGAGCACGACCTTGCGCCGCACGAGCGCCCGGTCGGCGTGGGTGAAGGGCGAGTATCCGCCGGGGAAGCGGATGAGCCCGGCGAGCATCGCGCACTCGGGGAGGTCGAGGTCCTTGACGTCCTTGTTGAAGTAGATGTGGGCGGCCGACTGGACCCCGTACGCGCCGTGGCCGAAGTAGATCTGGTTGAGGTAGAACTGGAGGATCTCCTCCTTGCTGAAGTTGCGCTCGAGCTGGAGCGAGAGCAGCAGCTCCTTGATCTTGCGCACGATCTTCCGCTCGGGGGACAGGAAGATCAGCTTGGAGAGCTGCTGGGTCAGCGTCGAGCCGCCCTGCACGACGCGGCCCCGGATGAAGTTCATCAGGGCGGCGCGCATCAGGCCCTTCGGCGAGATGCCGATGTGGCGGAAGAAGTCGGAGTCCTCGGTGGCGATGACGGCGTTCTGCAGGTCCACGGGGATCTCGGCGAGCGTCAGGAGGGCGCGCTTCTCGATGGAGAACTCCGCGACGAGCTCCTCGTGGACGTCGTAGACCCGCGTCGTCAGAGACGGGGTATAGTCCTCGAGCATCTGATAGGAGGGCAGCGCGGCGAGGAAGCGCCGGAGCATGAGCCCGCCCGCGAGGATGCAGAGGAGCAGGGCGCCGACGGCGAGGTAGAAGCGCGGACGCGTCATGGGAACGGCTCCATCTTACTAAATCGCTCCGCTCGCCGACGAGCGGGAGGCAGAGTTTGATATGCTCTCCCCCCGTGCAGAACTACGACGCGGTCGTCATCGGCGGAGGGATCACCGGCGCGGGCATCGCCCGCGACCTGGCCCTGCGCGGCCTGAAGACCCTGCTCGCCGAGCGCTCCGAACCCGGGGCGGCGACCACGGCCGCCAGCACCCACCTCATCCACGGAGGCCTGCGCTACCTCCTTTACGACCGCCCGACCACGGTCACGACCTGCTGGGACTCGGGGAACATCGTGCGCATCGCGCGGCCGCTGCTGCGCCGCCTGCCCATCCTCTGGCCCGTCTACCGCGGGCACAAGCGCGGCTTCACCCTCGTCGAGACCCTGCTCGAGTGCTACGACCGCCTCTCCCCCATGAAATACGGCCGCCCGCACCTGCGCCTGGGGGCGGAGGAGACGGTCCGGCTCGTCCCGGGCCTGGAGACGAAGGGCCTGCTCGGCGCGCTCGTCTTCGACGAATGGTGGGTGCCGGCCGCCGAGCTCGTGAAGGCCAACCTCGAGTCGGCGAAGCGCGCCGGGGCCGAGGTCCGCCTCGGCAGCGAGGCCGTCTCCCTCCTGATGGAGGAGCACTGCGTGCGCGGCGTCACGCTCCAGGACCGCGAAGGCGCCTGGGACGAGGTCCGCGCCGACGTCGTGGTCAACGCCGCGGGCCCCTGGGTGGGCCGCGTCGCCCGGATGGCCGGCGCCGAGATCCCCCTGCGCCTGCGCAAGGGGACGCACCTCGTCTACGAGGGCCGCCTGCCCTGCCTGCACGGCGCCTCCATGCCGCTCGGCTTGATCCTCGAAGCGGAGGACCGCGAGCGCTACGTCTTCCTCATCCCCGGCGACGGCCGGACCCTGCTCGGCCCGACCGACCTCGACGGCGGCTCCGACCCCGACAAGACCGCCGTGACCGAAGAGGAGACCCGCTACCTCCTCGCCTCGGTGCGCCGCTACTTCCCCGAGTTCCCCGGACGGCCGACGCGCGCGACCTGCGGGGCGCGCCCCATCCTCGGCCGCGGCGACGAGAAGAAGCTCTCGCGCGAGTACGAGATCATCGACCACGGGCCCCGCGACGGCGTCCCCGGGCTCCTGAGCGCCGCCGGCGGGAAGATGTCCGACTTCCGCCTCATGGGGGAGGACACGGGCGAGACCGTGCGCCGCCTCCTGGGCCGCGGCGGCTTCTGCCGCTCCCACCTCGAGACGCTCTCGGGGCAGCCCGTGCGGGATTTCCTGCCCTACCCGCGCCCCGTCTTCCCGGCGGAACTCCGGAAGAACCCGCTGCTGCGGGAGCTGCACGCGCTGAGCTGGCTCGGCGTCGGGCTCGGAGTCCATCTGGCGCGGGCGGCCGCGGGGAAGGTCCGCGAGTCGACGGCCGAGGACTTCGAGAAGAACTACTCCGACAAGGCCCGCTGGAAGGACGCCTTCAGCGGCATCGGATGACCGCCGCCCGACGGTCCTCATGCGCGGCGAGCGCCGCATCGCCCAGCTCCGCGTACCCTCGAGCGAGCCGCCGATGCGCCTCGGCGTCGGCGGTGACGTCGTAGATGAGCAGGCTCCATCCCAGCCGGGCGGTCGGAGCCCTGTCCTTCAGCCAGGACAGCCTCGGGCCCGGCGGGTCGTAGACGCCCTGGAGGTTGGTCCTGCTCACGACGAGGAACTCCCTGCGCGGCTTCTCGGAGTTCCTCCACCGGAGCTGGATCGCGTTGGTGGACGCGAAGCGCTGGGCGCGGATGCCGTAGTACTCCGGAGACGCCGTCCCGAAATACGAGAGGATGAGCTCCGGCTGGCCCTGCTCCTCGACGAACGCCCTCAGCCGCCGGAGGTCCTGTCCCCAATCCAGGTTCGAATCGGCGAGGAACCGGTGCCCGCCGGCGGGGCCTCCGGCGAAGACGTTGAAGTAGGAGAGATGATGCGGCGCCGCGGCGAAGGCCGCGCCGGCCTGCAGGACGCCGGCCAGGACGAGCGCGGGCGCCCAGCGCCGACCGGTCTCCCGCGCGGCCGGAGCCGCCGAGAGCGCAAGCAGGGGGTAGAGCGGGAGGACGTAGCGGATGCCGAGCTGCTTGTGGCTGAGAGAAGCGACGAGGAGGTAGACCGCCGCTCCGCTGAATGCGACCAGGCTCGCCGCGTCCGAGCGTCCCCGGACGCGCAGGAGGCGCAGCAGCAGCGCGGCGGCCGCCAGGACCTCGACGGGCGTCGACTTCACCAGGAACGCGACCGCGTAATAGGCGAGCCGCCCGTCCCTCGAAAGGCGCCCCAGAAGGAACGAAGGATGCCCGATCTCCCGGACCTGCGAGACCTGATCGAGGAAGGACCCCCAGCCGCCCGGGCTGAGCGCGAGATAGACCGCCACGACCGCCGCCCACGGGAGCAAGCCCCACGCGAGGAGGGTCCGCGCGCGGCCGAAGCCGTCCCTCCGTCCGAGGGTCCAGGCCGCCGTCGCGAGCGCGGCGGCGGGCCAGAACAGGACGGCCGTGTGCTTGCAGAGGACCGCGGCCGCCGCGCAGAGCCCCGCGGCCGCGGCGCGCGGGGCGGCGGGCTTTTCGAGATGCGCGCACAACGCCAGGAACGCGAGGATCAGGAAGAAGGTCGCCGTCATGTCGGAGGTCGCGAGCGCGGAGTGCGCGAGGAGGCTCGGAGAGAACGCGTAGAGCGCCGCGGCGAGGGCCGCCGGCCCGTCACCCCAGCGCCGGCGGGCGAAGGCCCACAGCGCCGCCGAGAGGAGCAGCGAGAGCAGCAGGTTCACCGCGCGCGCGCGCAGGAGCAGGCCGTCGGCGTCGTTCCCGCTCCAGAACAGCATCCGCTCGGCGAACGCGACGCCGAAGCTCCCCGCCCATTCCGGGCTCTGCAGCGGGAGCTCGACGCGCATCGTGCGCAGCGGCGCGCTCAGCAGCAGGACCGCCAGCGGAGGGTTCTTCGCGGTGAGACGGGCGTCCCCGAGCCGCCAGAGGACGCAGCCCGCCGCGAGATGCAGCGGCTCGTCGTAGACCGCCGAATGGGTGCGGGCCGCGTAGAGGCCCAGCGCTCCCTGGAGGAAGAGCGCCGCGGCGGCCAGCGCGGCGAACGGCCGGGATCCGCTCATCGAGCCCTATCATACGAATCTGCAGGCGCATTCAAAAATGTATGCTGAGCGGCGCATGAAGAACGCACGGCGCCTCCTGGCCTCGCTCGTCGTCTGCCAGATCCTCGCCGGCCTGGCCATGACCGGGATGCACGTGTTCGGGCGCTCGGAGCTCCGGGCGGCCCTGGACCCGCGGATCTCCCGCGACGCGGCGCTCGCGCGGATGCGCGGGCCGGAATACCGTCTCGCGGAGCAGCTGGGCGGTCTCCCTCTCGACGCGAGGATCCTCCTCGTCACCCCCGGGCTCCCCTGGTTCCTGAGCTATTACCTGCTGCCGAGGGCGTCCTTCTACGCCGTCGGCGTCGAGCGGGAGCGGGACCTCCCGAAGCTCCCGCCGGAGCTCGCGGGGAAGACCGATCTCACGCTCTTCTTCGGTCCGGACGGGCAGGCCCGTCTCCTCCGGACGGACTCCCTCGCGCGATGAGCGTCCTCCTCCCCTTCCTCGCCGCGGCCGGCGCCGTCCTCCTCCTTCTGACCGGCGGCTTCGCCCTCTTGCGCGCGCTCATCCCCGGCCGCCAGCCCTTCTCGCTCTTCGGGCTCGTCCCGCTGTGCTTCGGAGTGGGCCTCGCGGCCCTGGCGGCCGCCGGGAACCTGGCGATGCTCGCCGGCCTCCGTCTGCCCTGGGCCTACGGCGGACTCGCCGTCCTCTGCGCGCTCGCGTGGGCCCGCGCGCGCCCGCGGGGAGGAGCCCCGGCGGAGCGGCTCTTCGAGACCGGCGCGGCCGGCGGCCCCCCCGCCCTGGACGCGACGGAGCGCCTCCTGCTCGCGGCGATCCTTTTCGGAGCGCTGAGCGCACTGCTCCTCGCCGTCCTCTACCCCCTCCATTATCACGACTCCCGCGCCATCTGGGGAGCCAAGGCCAAGATGCTCTTCCACGCGGGAACGCTGTTCTCCCCGGAGTTCATGGACCCTCACCGGGTCCATCCGCATTTCCGCTATCCCCTCCTGCTGCCCATGGCCGAATCCTTCGTGTTCACCTGCGCGCGCAAGGCGGACGACCGGGCGGTGATGCTCCTCATCGGCCTGTTCTTCCCGATGCTGGTCTCCTTCCTCTACGACCTCGCCCGGATCCTGCTGGCGGACCGGAAAGCCGCCCTCACGGCCGCGGCCCTGATCGCCGTCCTCCCGGCTTTCTTTCTGTCGGACGGGAGCGCCTTCTCGGGCTACGCCGACACCCCTCTGGCCGCGCTCTATGCCCTCGCCCTCGGAACGACCCTCCTGTGGCGCCGCGAAGGCGGGATGCGCTGGCTGGCGCTCTCGGCCTTCCTGACCGGCGCCCTGCCCCTGGTGAAGAACGAGGGAGGGCTCCTGGCCGCCCTCACGCTCGTCCTCATCGCCTTC from Elusimicrobiota bacterium encodes the following:
- a CDS encoding alpha-amylase family glycosyl hydrolase yields the protein MTLPSLLLALLLPAASLAAPAEGPLQVPSPDWRDQVVYFLLTDRFMNGDPRNDDQGHGDFKPTDANFYSGGDFAGLLSKLDYIRGLGATAVWLTPPVANVWWDSSLKMSGYHGYWAVDFKATDRHLGTLEDYRRLSRELHRRGMYLVQDIVGNHTADFFYYEGTYDPADPAKGFRLKEGMFPPRPAQPPFSHNDLRDPAQRAAGAYHWTPDIQDYNDEGQRLHHQMSGLDDLNTSDPRVREALRDAYGFWIATAGVDGFRIDTAHFAEHDFWKDLLHSTSPAAPGIDPFARALGKKDFMTFGEVWVNGDPFSDKGERAAVEYLGTQSSPEMRAVLNFPLAMELRAVFAKGAPPARLRYRLENLKRFFAEGSTSVNFIDNHDMARFLAEGTEGGFVQALTALLTLPGLPVVYAGTEQAFTETRGAMFAGGYGSGGKDRFDPTHPLYLLLRELTDLRRREPVFRRGTLVPLYGASAGPGPFAYRLDAGKDRALVLFNTADEEVLLARLETGLPEGTPLDALFARGFAEKRLRLAEGGRLSLRMPARSVLVLKGAGTGGAAAPSSARIDVTGFTGLPTFSAKTSVEGTSRGVAKVSVVVDGRLARALPAKMLGGGRWRATLDPALLPDGEHSLLAVDADAPERAPSEEHAFKVSVPFTLVKEITDPVGDDHGPAGTYRYPLAQGFEGRADLEKLSLYRRGPGAKLVLKLADGVTSGWNPAFGFDHVCFDVYVGFPESVIGRPGATRLPRLNAGAPAGFSWHYAAFLGGWKAALYDSAGAGDAAFGPQVQPAPKVSTDKAAGTVSVLFDLDAFKGVPSFDGARFYLTTWDYDGMEGTLRPLAPQAGDYVFGGGKPGDPRIMDDALLAP
- the alr gene encoding alanine racemase → MKGSLKWVEIDLGAVRANLRAALRLAGPAKLLAVVKADGYGHGAAAVGRVALEGGAHGLGVFTVEEALALRKAGLRGRIVLLAPPLPEQAAEVVRARLEPSVDSLALADALARRAGAAGLSVHVDLDYGLGRWGLAPKDLEPFLAALERRRRLRVAGLSAHLDYVPGRNAVEAEEKLRDFQRRCAGPKKRRPDLLRHAANSSVLLDFPHWRMDMVRVGNLLYGINPTSKEAALRSPWSFRARIIAVREVAKGQPIGYASEYLAPRRMRVATLPVGYADGLTMEPAERLIRLGTGRRYWGLLRGEEVPFVGRCAISHVLVDLARVPNAKVGDVVVLPIRRTAASARLPRLYK
- a CDS encoding transglycosylase domain-containing protein, translated to MTRPRFYLAVGALLLCILAGGLMLRRFLAALPSYQMLEDYTPSLTTRVYDVHEELVAEFSIEKRALLTLAEIPVDLQNAVIATEDSDFFRHIGISPKGLMRAALMNFIRGRVVQGGSTLTQQLSKLIFLSPERKIVRKIKELLLSLQLERNFSKEEILQFYLNQIYFGHGAYGVQSAAHIYFNKDVKDLDLPECAMLAGLIRFPGGYSPFTHADRALVRRKVVLQRMLEEKFIQKKDLEEALKVPLPTVRGGILDAQAPYFAEYVRRHLEPKYGYNVLWRGGLKIHTTLDLTVQKAAEEEMAKALKVYDEKSLAEWKKQLDAEVAAGIDPPTVSTTPPLGIQGVFLVLDVKTGAVRAMIGGVGDQFNRSVQAKRQPGSTFKPFVWAAAMNAGMTPATLVEDSPLAYYSDGRDWRLLEGATDQQAINLATAPFAGSEEFKVWVPGNFDNKFLGVITLRKALALSRNIASVRLIEHIGPPRVVELAAKAGISSALDPVLSLGLGSSVVTPMELATAFNTFANGGIRVEPFAVTRVEDANGKMLEQHLSKMEEALSPQTAYLTTSMLKGVVQGGTGSGASRLRRPLAGKTGTTNDHRDLWFVGFTPDLLALAWMGYDDFRSLGGNDWTGGSTVVPWWTNIMEKVLKDYPPRDFPVPEDIVFITIDADTGQLALPTCPKKVLQAFLKGSEPKDYCSLDHSQPLRLKASFSSSGELSLPIGTTSQAAAEETPALPSEQDLENLYE
- a CDS encoding FAD-dependent oxidoreductase encodes the protein MQNYDAVVIGGGITGAGIARDLALRGLKTLLAERSEPGAATTAASTHLIHGGLRYLLYDRPTTVTTCWDSGNIVRIARPLLRRLPILWPVYRGHKRGFTLVETLLECYDRLSPMKYGRPHLRLGAEETVRLVPGLETKGLLGALVFDEWWVPAAELVKANLESAKRAGAEVRLGSEAVSLLMEEHCVRGVTLQDREGAWDEVRADVVVNAAGPWVGRVARMAGAEIPLRLRKGTHLVYEGRLPCLHGASMPLGLILEAEDRERYVFLIPGDGRTLLGPTDLDGGSDPDKTAVTEEETRYLLASVRRYFPEFPGRPTRATCGARPILGRGDEKKLSREYEIIDHGPRDGVPGLLSAAGGKMSDFRLMGEDTGETVRRLLGRGGFCRSHLETLSGQPVRDFLPYPRPVFPAELRKNPLLRELHALSWLGVGLGVHLARAAAGKVRESTAEDFEKNYSDKARWKDAFSGIG
- a CDS encoding glycosyltransferase family 39 protein gives rise to the protein MSGSRPFAALAAAALFLQGALGLYAARTHSAVYDEPLHLAAGCVLWRLGDARLTAKNPPLAVLLLSAPLRTMRVELPLQSPEWAGSFGVAFAERMLFWSGNDADGLLLRARAVNLLLSLLLSAALWAFARRRWGDGPAALAAALYAFSPSLLAHSALATSDMTATFFLILAFLALCAHLEKPAAPRAAAAGLCAAAAVLCKHTAVLFWPAAALATAAWTLGRRDGFGRARTLLAWGLLPWAAVVAVYLALSPGGWGSFLDQVSQVREIGHPSFLLGRLSRDGRLAYYAVAFLVKSTPVEVLAAAALLLRLLRVRGRSDAASLVAFSGAAVYLLVASLSHKQLGIRYVLPLYPLLALSAAPAARETGRRWAPALVLAGVLQAGAAFAAAPHHLSYFNVFAGGPAGGHRFLADSNLDWGQDLRRLRAFVEEQGQPELILSYFGTASPEYYGIRAQRFASTNAIQLRWRNSEKPRREFLVVSRTNLQGVYDPPGPRLSWLKDRAPTARLGWSLLIYDVTADAEAHRRLARGYAELGDAALAAHEDRRAAVIRCR